One Papaver somniferum cultivar HN1 chromosome 10, ASM357369v1, whole genome shotgun sequence genomic window carries:
- the LOC113319184 gene encoding uncharacterized protein LOC113319184 — protein sequence MAKPTSATPLKIRESTRFYPYFKDCIGAMDGTHIPAMVEKRNAAVYRNRHGITSQNVLAVCNFDLEFIYVLSGWEGSAHDSKILNDAMTKRNRLKIPQECRSDEFPVEEEEDSHPSTLVNDDEILTQQTQEQQRQEANAWRKSIADD from the exons atggctaagccaacaagtgcaactccattaaaaattcgtgagagtacacgattttatccttactttaaggattgcattggagctatggacggtacacatatcccagcaatggtagagaaaagaaatgcagccgtttatcggaatcgacatggaattacatctcaaaatgtgttagcggtttgcaacttcgacttggagttcatatacgtgctcagtggatgggaagggtctgctcatgattctaaaatacttaacgacgcaatgacaaaaagaaatagactgaaaataccgcaag aatgccgttcagatgagtttccggtcgaggaagaggaagatagccatccatcaacgcttgtaaatgacgacgaaattttgacacaacaaactcaagaacaacaacgtcaagaagctaatgcatggagaaagagtatagcggatgat